From the genome of Hydrogenovibrio kuenenii DSM 12350:
ACCGCCCTGGTGTAAATTGGAGCGGAATTCGCCTTCTTTTCCTTGGCGTTTCATTGCAGCAATCACTTTGCCGCCTACCACAAAGCAACGGATATCGGCGCCTTTCGCTTCTTCAATAAACTCCTGTACCAGGATATTCGCTTTTAAACCATGAAAGGCCTGTATAACACTTTCCGCTGCCGAATGCGTTTCTGCTAAAACAACTCCTACACCCTGTGTTCCCTCAAGCAGTTTCACGACGACAGGTGCACCACCAACTTCTTGTAAGAGGTCGTCGACATTATCTGGTGAATGCGCAAAACCGGTAACCGGCAAGCCGACGCCTTTTCTGGAAAGTAGCTGTAAGCTTCGGAGTTTGTCTCGCGAACGCGCAATTGCGACGGATTCATTCAATGGATAAACGCCCATCATTTCAAACTGACGCAATACTGCCGTACCATAAAAGGTAATAGAAGCACCGATACGAGGAATCACCGCATCAAAATCATCCAATATTCGCCCTTGATAGTGAATGTGAGGGTTGTTAGATGTGATATTCATGTAGCAGCGTAAAGCATCGATTACTTCTACTTCATGACCACGCTCTTCAGCAGCTTTAACAAGACGCTGCGTAGAATAAAGTTCGGGTTCACGGGATAAGATGGCGATTTTCATAGAAAATTCCTCAAAATTGAGTGGTGTCAAGGTTGAACATACGCTAGACGAGAATCTAAGTCAATTGTCCCTTTGGCGTTTTTGAAGAATTGAATTATTTACCGGTTACTGACAAAGGGCGGCGAATTATACAGCTAGAATTTGAAGTTTTCACAAATTATTTTCATTAGAAAAATGGTGAGTTAAATATTCTTCTAAATCACTTATGGTTAAGGGTTTTGAAAAATAATAACCTTGAAAAATTTCACAGCCGAATTGTTTAAGAAGTTCAAATTGTTCCTTGTTTTCAATGCCTTCGGCAAGCGGTTGAGCATCCATTTTTTTAGCGATATTGATAATGGTTGAAGCCATTCCCTGATCTTTTTCATTCTCTTGGATGTGATCCACAAAACTTTTGTCTATTTTGAGCTCATCTAAAGGCAGTTGACGTAGAAGGTTTAAAGAGGAATAGCCTGTTCCGAAGTCATCTAACGAAATGGCTGCTCCAAAGGATTTGAGTTTATAAAGTAAAGGTAGCAGGGTATCTATTTCTTCGATAAACACCGATTCAGTGACTTCAAGCGTCAGGTTAACTGGGTTAATTGAACAGTGAGAAAGACAGCTTTGAAATTGATCCAAAAATTGAGGTTCAAGGAATTGTTTAACAGATATGTTAATGCCGAGCTTAAACGTCAGTGAAAACTTGTCCTGTAGCGCACAGATTTCCTTCATCGCACGTTGAGCAATATACCGGCCCATTTCTGGCATTAAGCCGATTTCTTCGGCGATGTGTATAAACTCGTCTGGTGGAATAAGACCTAATACCTCGTTGTTCCAACGGGCAAGCGCTTCAACACCATGCAATGAGCCATCTGCTTTCAGTTGCGGCTGGTACATGATGAAAATTTCGTCTTTTTGCAGTGCGGTTCTGAGCTGTTGCTCAATTTGCATTTTACGGGCACTTTTTTGGTATAAAGCATCTGAAAAATATTCAATCGCGTTTTTACGTTGCTTAGCAGCGTACATGGCAATATCCGCTTGAGAAATCAGCGTTTCAATCGGTATTTGTTTGGAGTCTGTATGGGCAATACCAATGCAAGCCCCCAAAATGAACTGCATCCCTTCAACAAAGTAGTGTTGTGATAAGGCATCGATAACCTCTCTGGCAATAGTTTGCTCGTCTCTTTCTTGAAAAATAAACAGTAAAAACTCATCTCCACCAAATCGAATAAGGTATTCACCTTTTTCTACGAAAACAGCCAAGCGCCTCGCCACTTCAGAAAGAATCTGATCGCCTATTTTGTGTCCAAAATTATCGTTGATGGTTTTGAAGTTGTCCAAATCGATAAATAACACAGAAAATTGTCGGGGGTCTACAGTCGGTGAAAGCTCTTTTTCGAGGTAGTTTCGACTGTATAAACCGGTTAAAGGATCATGGTTCGCCTGATAGACCAGTTGCTTTTTAATTCGTTCTTCATAATTCGAAATAATCCAGAACAGCCAGAATATAACCAGGTTCGTGATCGCAAAGATAATGACATATTGGAAAAGGGCATCTAGCAGTTTGTTGCTTGTATTCGAAGCGGGTTGAAGAAAGAAAGTCCATATTTGATAGGTTGGGTCGTAAACGGCTACTGAATGAGCTTTTTGCTGCAAGAAGTCGGAGCGACCAGTCATTAAAAATACACGACTTTTATTTGCTTGATAGACTTGTTCAAGGGTTGTGTTGTAATTTTTTGCCAGCACTTGCGCAGCGTGTTTAACAAGCTCGCCTTTGACGGGTTCGTTGTAAAGCATTTGAAATTGGCTTGGTTTCGCACCACTAGCATAGAGCCGGAAACGATTGGCAGCATTGATGAAAACAGCATGTTTGTTGTCCGCAAAGTTATTCACACCTAAAAATTGGGTGTTGTTTAAGCGTATGCCTGTTGTCATGACAGCAACGACCTTACCATCCTTGTCGTGCAATGCTTTGCGTAAGGGAATGACCCATGACTTCAAGGGTGGGAAGTAATAGGTACGGCCTAAGACCATTTTGGAGGACGCTAGTGTTTTTTTGAATGAATCGTGAGACTCGGGCTGTTTTAAAAGGTTTGGCGTTTTGGATAGATTGTCCATATTGCCACTCAGCGCAATGTAGTTGCCATCCGGTGTTAATAGGCCAAAGCCAGCCAAAGAGGGTTTGGTCGCCAGCATTTTTTTAAGCAGAAGGTGGGTTTTGTGATGGTTCTTATAAAGGTCATTTTCAAGCAGGCGGCTGCCTAGCACATCTAATAGCAGTTCATTCTGTATAAGTGTGGCTCGAAAAGACTGGGACAACAATTGGGCAATGGAAGTGTTTTCCAAGTCTTGTTGCGTTTTTATGGATTGATATTTGTTATAGGTCATTGCTATAAGGGCAAGTGTACTGACCACCACTATGGCATAAAAGATCAGCCATACATTTTTTCTAAA
Proteins encoded in this window:
- the rimK gene encoding 30S ribosomal protein S6--L-glutamate ligase — protein: MKIAILSREPELYSTQRLVKAAEERGHEVEVIDALRCYMNITSNNPHIHYQGRILDDFDAVIPRIGASITFYGTAVLRQFEMMGVYPLNESVAIARSRDKLRSLQLLSRKGVGLPVTGFAHSPDNVDDLLQEVGGAPVVVKLLEGTQGVGVVLAETHSAAESVIQAFHGLKANILVQEFIEEAKGADIRCFVVGGKVIAAMKRQGKEGEFRSNLHQGGSATLVRITPQERATAIRAAKVMGLNVCGVDLLRSNNGPLVMEVNSSPGLEGIEASSAKDVATMIIQFIEKNAKPHNTRTKGKG
- a CDS encoding bifunctional diguanylate cyclase/phosphodiesterase — encoded protein: MYFRKNVWLIFYAIVVVSTLALIAMTYNKYQSIKTQQDLENTSIAQLLSQSFRATLIQNELLLDVLGSRLLENDLYKNHHKTHLLLKKMLATKPSLAGFGLLTPDGNYIALSGNMDNLSKTPNLLKQPESHDSFKKTLASSKMVLGRTYYFPPLKSWVIPLRKALHDKDGKVVAVMTTGIRLNNTQFLGVNNFADNKHAVFINAANRFRLYASGAKPSQFQMLYNEPVKGELVKHAAQVLAKNYNTTLEQVYQANKSRVFLMTGRSDFLQQKAHSVAVYDPTYQIWTFFLQPASNTSNKLLDALFQYVIIFAITNLVIFWLFWIISNYEERIKKQLVYQANHDPLTGLYSRNYLEKELSPTVDPRQFSVLFIDLDNFKTINDNFGHKIGDQILSEVARRLAVFVEKGEYLIRFGGDEFLLFIFQERDEQTIAREVIDALSQHYFVEGMQFILGACIGIAHTDSKQIPIETLISQADIAMYAAKQRKNAIEYFSDALYQKSARKMQIEQQLRTALQKDEIFIMYQPQLKADGSLHGVEALARWNNEVLGLIPPDEFIHIAEEIGLMPEMGRYIAQRAMKEICALQDKFSLTFKLGINISVKQFLEPQFLDQFQSCLSHCSINPVNLTLEVTESVFIEEIDTLLPLLYKLKSFGAAISLDDFGTGYSSLNLLRQLPLDELKIDKSFVDHIQENEKDQGMASTIINIAKKMDAQPLAEGIENKEQFELLKQFGCEIFQGYYFSKPLTISDLEEYLTHHFSNENNL